The following coding sequences lie in one Pseudostreptobacillus hongkongensis genomic window:
- the mreC gene encoding rod shape-determining protein MreC, which produces MKNHRRKIVRRLVLGVFLFIVIILFRASISNFTFSALSNINFNIVKTRSNIYSITKEYQDKLGQVRNLDTQVEENKKLKQELEILKSKNSEYENLKKENSELRASLNLKNESNSEYIISDVILISSLFDDGVIYIDKGSKDGIETNLPVFSNGNIIGKINEVNTDYSEVHLLSNSNFRMSVEVNSFIKGILRGKGNSEFVINNFNVEDAEKIRVFDIKTSGVSELYPKGLNLGKYTMLNSINLIENKELILKMNIDVSKLDTVVVYKYDRSKLKLIEKINEERSD; this is translated from the coding sequence ATGAAAAATCATAGAAGAAAAATAGTAAGGAGATTAGTTTTAGGTGTATTTTTATTCATTGTAATAATTCTTTTTAGAGCATCTATAAGTAATTTTACTTTTAGTGCTTTAAGTAATATAAACTTTAATATAGTTAAAACTAGAAGTAATATATATTCTATAACTAAGGAATATCAAGATAAGTTAGGACAAGTTAGAAATCTTGATACACAAGTAGAAGAAAATAAGAAATTAAAACAAGAATTAGAAATTTTGAAATCTAAAAATTCAGAATATGAAAATTTAAAAAAAGAAAATTCAGAATTAAGAGCGAGTTTAAATTTAAAAAATGAATCTAATTCAGAATATATAATATCTGATGTTATACTTATTTCATCATTATTTGATGACGGTGTAATATATATAGATAAAGGTTCAAAAGATGGTATAGAAACTAATTTGCCTGTGTTTAGTAATGGGAATATAATAGGTAAAATTAATGAAGTAAATACTGATTATTCTGAAGTACATTTACTTTCAAATTCTAATTTTAGAATGTCTGTTGAAGTAAATTCATTTATAAAAGGAATATTAAGAGGTAAAGGAAATTCAGAATTTGTAATTAATAATTTTAATGTTGAAGATGCAGAAAAAATTAGAGTATTTGATATTAAAACTTCAGGAGTAAGTGAATTATACCCTAAAGGTTTAAATTTAGGTAAATATACTATGTTAAATAGTATTAATCTAATTGAAAATAAAGAATTAATATTAAAGATGAATATAGATGTAAGTAAGTTAGATACAGTAGTAGTATATAAATATGATAGATCTAAATTAAAACTTATAGAAAAAATAAATGAAGAAAGAAGTGATTAA